In Herbaspirillum seropedicae, a single window of DNA contains:
- a CDS encoding electron transfer flavoprotein subunit beta/FixA family protein, whose product MKVLVPVKRVVDYNVKVRVKSDGSGVDIANVKMSMNPFDEIAVEEAVRLKEGGKVTEVIAVSAGVTQCQETLRTAMAIGADRGILAEVGADVELQPLAVAKILKALAEKEQPQLIILGKQAIDDDCNQTGQMLAALLGWPQATFASKVVLEEGKVTVTREVDGGLETLALTLPAIITTDLRLNEPRYVTLPNIMKAKKKQLDTVKPEELGVDVAPRVKTLKVAEPAKRSAGVKVPDVATLVAKLKNEAKVI is encoded by the coding sequence ATGAAAGTATTAGTACCAGTCAAGCGCGTCGTGGATTACAACGTCAAGGTGCGCGTCAAGAGCGACGGCAGTGGCGTCGATATCGCCAACGTCAAGATGTCGATGAACCCGTTTGACGAAATCGCGGTGGAAGAAGCCGTGCGCCTGAAAGAAGGCGGTAAGGTCACCGAAGTGATCGCCGTCTCGGCCGGCGTGACCCAGTGCCAGGAAACCCTGCGCACCGCCATGGCCATTGGCGCTGACCGTGGCATCCTGGCTGAAGTGGGCGCCGATGTCGAACTGCAACCCCTGGCCGTGGCCAAGATCTTGAAGGCCCTGGCCGAGAAGGAACAGCCGCAGTTGATCATCCTGGGCAAGCAGGCCATCGACGACGACTGCAACCAGACCGGCCAGATGCTGGCCGCCTTGCTGGGCTGGCCGCAAGCCACCTTCGCCTCCAAGGTGGTGCTGGAAGAGGGCAAGGTCACCGTGACCCGTGAAGTGGACGGCGGCCTGGAAACCCTGGCCCTGACCCTGCCGGCCATCATCACTACCGACCTGCGCCTGAACGAGCCACGTTATGTCACGCTGCCCAACATCATGAAGGCCAAGAAGAAGCAGCTGGACACCGTCAAGCCCGAAGAGCTGGGCGTGGATGTCGCCCCGCGCGTGAAGACCTTGAAGGTCGCCGAGCCGGCCAAGCGCAGCGCCGGCGTGAAGGTGCCGGATGTCGCGACCCTGGTCGCCAAACTGAAAAATGAAGCCAAGGTGATCTGA
- a CDS encoding electron transfer flavoprotein subunit alpha/FixB family protein — protein MTALVIAEHDNASLKGSTLNTITAAAQAGGDVHVLVAGSNAKAAADAAAQVAGVTKVLLADAPQFADGLAENVAEQVLAIAKDYSHILAPATAYGKNILPRVAAKLDVGQISDITKVESADTFERPIYAGNAIATVQSIDPIKVITVRTTGFDPAAQGGSAAVESIPAVADSGKSSFVGREVAKSDRPELTAAKIIVSGGRGMGSAESFKILEPLADKLNAAMGASRAAVDAGYVPNDWQVGQTGKIVAPQLYIAVGISGAIQHLAGMKDSKVIVAINKDEEAPIFSVADYGLVGDLFEVVPELVKQLG, from the coding sequence ATGACCGCACTCGTTATTGCCGAACACGACAACGCCAGCCTCAAGGGCAGCACCCTCAACACCATCACCGCCGCAGCGCAAGCCGGTGGCGATGTCCACGTCCTGGTGGCCGGCTCCAACGCCAAGGCCGCCGCTGACGCTGCCGCCCAAGTGGCAGGCGTCACCAAGGTACTGCTGGCCGATGCCCCGCAATTCGCCGATGGCCTGGCCGAGAACGTCGCTGAACAAGTCCTGGCCATCGCCAAGGATTACAGCCACATCCTGGCCCCCGCCACCGCCTACGGCAAGAACATCCTGCCGCGTGTGGCCGCCAAGCTGGACGTGGGCCAGATTTCCGACATTACCAAGGTGGAGTCGGCCGATACCTTCGAACGTCCCATCTACGCCGGCAACGCCATTGCCACCGTGCAGTCGATTGATCCGATCAAGGTCATCACCGTGCGCACGACCGGTTTCGATCCGGCCGCACAGGGTGGCTCGGCCGCCGTGGAAAGCATCCCGGCCGTGGCCGATTCGGGCAAGTCCAGCTTCGTGGGCCGTGAGGTCGCCAAGTCGGACCGTCCGGAACTGACCGCTGCCAAGATCATCGTCTCCGGTGGTCGTGGCATGGGTTCTGCCGAAAGCTTCAAGATCCTCGAGCCGCTGGCCGACAAGTTGAACGCCGCCATGGGGGCTTCCCGCGCCGCCGTCGATGCGGGCTACGTGCCCAACGACTGGCAGGTTGGCCAGACCGGCAAGATCGTCGCCCCGCAGCTCTACATCGCCGTCGGTATCTCCGGCGCGATCCAGCACCTGGCCGGCATGAAGGACTCCAAGGTCATCGTGGCCATCAACAAGGACGAGGAAGCGCCGATCTTCTCGGTGGCTGACTATGGCTTGGTGGGCGACCTCTTCGAGGTCGTGCCGGAGCTGGTCAAGCAGCTTGGCTGA
- a CDS encoding acyl-CoA dehydrogenase, whose amino-acid sequence MSYTAPVKDMLFVMNELAGLAAVNALPGCEDATPETAEAILEENAKFCSEVVAPLNHSADKEPSSWADGKVTTSPGFKEAFRQFGEAGWQGVQHPVEFGGQGLPKLLATPCIEMLNSANLSFALCPLLTDGTIEALMTAGTQQQKETFIANFISGKWTGTMNLTEPQAGSDLALVRTRAVPEGDGTYKLFGTKIFITYGEHDMAENIVHLVLARTPNAPEGVKGISLFIVPKFLVNADGSLGARNDVHCVSIEHKLGIKASPTAVLQFGDHGGAIGTLVGEENRGLEYMFIMMNAARFAVGIQGLSVSERAYQKAVAYARDRIQSRDLAGSPGPVAIIHQPDVRRMLMSMRAQIEAARALSYVAAATSDAAHFSDDEATRKSNQAFYEYLVPIVKGWITEMSIDVTSTGVQVHGGMGFIEETGAAQYYRDARILPIYEGTTAIQANDLVGRKTARDGGAVAKGILAQVRKTVSELQGDAQLQPIAARLGEAADALEQVVDYVVANVKSDIKAVFAGSVPYLKMAGVVLGGWQMARAAAVSAAKLKAGEGDGKFYEAKLATARFYADQILPQALAYRTAIVDGGAAVMALAEEQF is encoded by the coding sequence ATGAGTTACACCGCGCCCGTGAAGGATATGTTGTTCGTCATGAACGAGCTGGCCGGCCTGGCGGCCGTGAACGCGCTGCCCGGCTGCGAAGACGCCACGCCGGAGACGGCCGAGGCCATCCTCGAGGAAAACGCCAAGTTCTGCAGTGAGGTGGTGGCCCCGCTCAATCACTCCGCCGACAAGGAGCCCAGCAGCTGGGCCGACGGCAAGGTGACGACCAGCCCCGGTTTCAAGGAAGCCTTCCGCCAGTTCGGCGAGGCAGGCTGGCAAGGCGTGCAGCATCCGGTGGAATTCGGCGGCCAGGGCCTGCCCAAGCTGCTGGCCACACCCTGCATCGAAATGCTGAACTCGGCCAACCTGTCCTTCGCACTGTGCCCGCTGCTCACCGATGGCACCATCGAAGCGCTGATGACCGCCGGCACCCAGCAGCAGAAGGAAACCTTCATCGCCAACTTCATCTCCGGCAAGTGGACCGGCACGATGAACCTCACCGAGCCGCAGGCCGGTTCTGACCTGGCGCTGGTGCGCACGCGCGCAGTGCCCGAAGGCGATGGCACCTACAAGCTCTTCGGCACCAAGATCTTCATCACCTATGGCGAGCACGACATGGCCGAGAACATCGTCCATCTGGTGCTGGCCCGTACCCCCAACGCGCCCGAAGGGGTGAAGGGCATTTCGCTGTTCATCGTGCCCAAGTTCCTGGTCAATGCCGATGGTTCGCTGGGGGCGCGCAATGACGTGCATTGCGTCTCCATCGAACACAAGCTGGGCATCAAGGCCAGCCCGACCGCCGTGCTGCAGTTCGGCGACCATGGCGGCGCCATCGGCACCCTGGTCGGCGAAGAGAATCGCGGCCTGGAATACATGTTCATCATGATGAATGCGGCGCGCTTCGCCGTGGGCATCCAGGGTCTGTCGGTGTCGGAACGCGCCTATCAGAAGGCCGTGGCCTATGCCCGCGATCGCATCCAGTCGCGTGACCTGGCCGGCTCGCCCGGCCCTGTGGCCATCATCCACCAGCCCGACGTGCGCCGCATGCTGATGTCCATGCGCGCCCAGATCGAGGCGGCGCGCGCGCTGTCCTATGTGGCCGCCGCCACTTCGGATGCGGCCCACTTCAGCGATGACGAGGCCACCCGCAAGTCCAACCAGGCCTTCTATGAATACCTGGTGCCCATCGTCAAGGGCTGGATCACCGAGATGTCCATCGATGTGACTTCCACCGGCGTGCAGGTGCATGGCGGCATGGGCTTCATCGAAGAAACCGGCGCAGCCCAGTATTACCGCGACGCCCGCATCCTGCCGATCTACGAAGGCACCACCGCCATCCAGGCCAATGACCTGGTGGGTCGCAAGACCGCCCGTGATGGCGGCGCCGTGGCCAAGGGCATCCTCGCCCAGGTGCGCAAGACAGTCTCCGAACTGCAAGGTGACGCCCAGCTGCAGCCCATCGCGGCGCGCCTGGGTGAGGCGGCCGATGCGCTGGAGCAGGTGGTGGATTATGTGGTGGCCAACGTCAAGAGCGATATCAAGGCGGTCTTTGCCGGCAGCGTCCCCTATCTGAAGATGGCCGGTGTCGTCTTGGGCGGCTGGCAGATGGCGCGTGCTGCGGCTGTCTCTGCGGCCAAGCTCAAGGCGGGCGAGGGCGATGGCAAGTTCTATGAGGCCAAGCTGGCCACGGCGCGTTTCTATGCCGACCAGATCCTGCCGCAGGCGCTGGCCTATCGTACAGCCATCGTCGATGGCGGTGCTGCGGTGATGGCCCTGGCGGAGGAGCAGTTCTGA
- a CDS encoding NINE protein, giving the protein MPPSSRHKNKTLTTFLATTLGSIGLHRFYLYGARDRFGWLHILAIPLSLGLMAAQPQAPRLFTALPFVLSMLIACLEALVIGLTPDDKWDSRHNAGSGKSSESHWILAVILVLTVGLGAMGVIALLARSFDLLFTGGAFG; this is encoded by the coding sequence ATGCCCCCATCCTCCCGCCACAAGAACAAGACCCTGACGACCTTCCTGGCCACCACGCTGGGCAGCATCGGTCTGCATCGTTTCTATCTCTACGGCGCGCGCGACCGTTTCGGCTGGCTGCACATCCTGGCCATTCCACTGTCGCTGGGCCTGATGGCCGCCCAGCCGCAGGCGCCCCGCTTGTTCACCGCCCTGCCCTTCGTGCTGTCGATGCTCATCGCCTGCCTGGAAGCGCTGGTGATCGGCCTGACCCCGGATGACAAATGGGATTCCCGCCATAATGCCGGCAGCGGCAAGAGCTCGGAATCGCACTGGATCCTGGCCGTGATCCTGGTCCTGACCGTGGGCCTGGGGGCCATGGGCGTGATCGCCCTGCTGGCGCGCAGCTTCGATCTGCTCTTCACCGGCGGCGCCTTCGGCTGA
- the rpsP gene encoding 30S ribosomal protein S16: MVVIRLARGGAKKRPFYNIVATDSRNRRDGRFIERIGFYNPVASGKEETVRIAADRLAHWQGVGAQLSPTVARLVAEAGSKAAA, from the coding sequence ATGGTCGTTATTCGTTTAGCTCGTGGCGGCGCCAAGAAGCGCCCCTTCTACAACATCGTTGCAACCGACTCGCGCAATCGTCGCGATGGCCGTTTCATCGAGCGCATCGGCTTCTACAACCCGGTCGCTTCCGGCAAGGAAGAAACCGTGCGTATCGCTGCTGACCGTCTGGCTCACTGGCAAGGCGTTGGCGCACAACTGTCGCCGACCGTTGCTCGCCTGGTCGCAGAAGCCGGTTCCAAGGCTGCTGCCTAA
- the rimM gene encoding ribosome maturation factor RimM (Essential for efficient processing of 16S rRNA), whose translation MTHPAQAGFSAPDDLVTVGHVTGAYGIQGWIRVRPYSSEADALLNAKTWWLEKSGQPKQDVDVMQSKGHSGDVVARLTGVADRNAAEAMKGTVVSISRKHFPALDDNEFYWVDLIGSAVENLQGEHLGVVSDMMDNGAHPILKVTAPVQDTAPELDPAADAKPKKGAKEKSAAASEMLIPFVDQFVKTVQQSEKKIIVDWDKDY comes from the coding sequence ATGACTCATCCAGCCCAGGCGGGGTTCTCCGCACCCGACGATCTCGTGACCGTCGGCCATGTGACCGGAGCCTACGGAATCCAGGGCTGGATTCGCGTGCGTCCCTATTCGAGCGAGGCAGACGCCTTGCTCAATGCCAAGACGTGGTGGCTGGAGAAATCCGGCCAGCCCAAGCAGGACGTCGATGTCATGCAGTCCAAGGGGCACAGCGGCGATGTCGTTGCGCGCCTGACCGGGGTCGCCGACCGCAATGCGGCCGAAGCGATGAAGGGAACGGTGGTTTCCATCTCCCGCAAGCACTTCCCGGCGCTGGATGACAATGAATTCTACTGGGTCGATCTGATCGGCTCGGCAGTGGAAAATCTCCAGGGTGAACACCTGGGCGTGGTGTCCGACATGATGGACAACGGCGCCCACCCCATCCTGAAGGTGACGGCGCCGGTGCAGGACACTGCGCCCGAGCTGGATCCCGCCGCCGATGCAAAGCCGAAGAAGGGCGCCAAGGAGAAGTCGGCCGCGGCGTCCGAAATGCTGATCCCGTTTGTCGACCAGTTCGTCAAGACGGTACAGCAGAGCGAAAAAAAGATCATCGTCGACTGGGACAAGGATTACTGA
- the trmD gene encoding tRNA (guanosine(37)-N1)-methyltransferase TrmD yields MQFDVVTLFPEMFAALTQSGITRRALEQQRWGLQLWNPREFTTDNHRTVDDRPYGGGPGMVMLAKPLQAAIEAAQQRQQALGLAKPRVIYLSPQGAPLTHERVVRLSQDSGAVLLCGRYEAIDQRLLDKCVDEEISIGDFVLSGGELPAMALMDAVIRLLPGALNDSASAVEDSFVNGLLDSPHYTRPEVYEGEPVPSILLGGHHAEIQKWRRQRALEATQAKRPDLIIRAREQGLLSKADEKFLGSLPQQAAHPKS; encoded by the coding sequence ATGCAGTTTGACGTCGTCACTCTGTTTCCCGAGATGTTCGCTGCGCTGACGCAGTCCGGCATTACCCGCCGGGCGCTGGAGCAGCAGCGCTGGGGCTTGCAGTTGTGGAATCCGCGTGAATTCACGACCGACAATCACCGTACCGTGGATGACCGCCCCTATGGCGGCGGCCCCGGCATGGTGATGCTGGCCAAGCCGCTGCAGGCCGCCATCGAGGCGGCGCAGCAGCGTCAGCAGGCGTTGGGTCTGGCCAAGCCGCGTGTGATCTACCTGTCGCCGCAAGGCGCACCGCTGACGCACGAGCGCGTGGTGCGGCTGTCGCAGGACAGCGGAGCGGTGTTGCTGTGCGGACGCTATGAAGCGATCGACCAGCGCCTGCTCGACAAGTGCGTGGACGAGGAAATCAGCATCGGCGACTTCGTCCTCTCCGGCGGCGAGCTGCCGGCGATGGCGCTGATGGATGCCGTGATCCGGCTGTTGCCCGGTGCGCTCAACGACAGCGCCTCGGCGGTCGAAGACAGCTTCGTCAACGGACTGCTGGATTCGCCGCATTACACGCGTCCGGAAGTCTATGAAGGTGAACCGGTGCCGTCCATCCTGCTGGGTGGACACCATGCCGAGATCCAGAAATGGCGTCGGCAGCGGGCGCTGGAAGCCACCCAGGCCAAGCGTCCCGACCTCATCATCAGGGCGCGCGAGCAGGGCCTGTTGAGCAAGGCCGATGAAAAGTTTCTGGGCAGT